A single window of Opitutaceae bacterium DNA harbors:
- the rpsI gene encoding 30S ribosomal protein S9, with protein sequence MSATATNVFSATGRRKTATARVRLLEGSGKLLVNGRDFDSYFTHENFSKQAYAPLLTVELRDKIDVTVNVVGGGVSGQAGATAHGIARALQKMNPEYRAALKKAGHITRDPRGKERKKPGQPGARKRFQFSKR encoded by the coding sequence ATGAGCGCAACCGCCACCAATGTCTTTTCCGCCACGGGCCGTCGCAAGACAGCCACTGCCCGCGTTCGTCTGCTCGAGGGCTCGGGCAAGCTGCTTGTCAACGGTCGTGACTTCGACAGCTATTTCACCCACGAGAACTTTTCCAAGCAGGCCTACGCTCCGCTTCTGACGGTTGAACTGCGCGACAAGATCGACGTCACCGTCAATGTTGTCGGCGGTGGAGTTTCCGGCCAGGCTGGTGCGACCGCCCATGGTATTGCGCGCGCTCTGCAGAAAATGAATCCGGAATACCGCGCTGCCCTCAAAAAGGCGGGTCACATCACCCGCGATCCGCGCGGCAAGGAACGCAAGAAGCCCGGCCAACCCGGCGCCCGCAAGCG
- the rplM gene encoding 50S ribosomal protein L13, with translation MKTFLAKNETLPQPKWHLIDAEGVVLGRLAVKAANIIRGRNKPSYTPNVDTGDYVVVINAEKVALTGKKEEQNKYMFFSGFVGGESYRSIPQQRERNPEFLIEHAVKGMLPKNRIAAKMLTKLRVFAGPNHTHEAQNPVKISV, from the coding sequence ATGAAAACGTTCCTCGCCAAAAACGAGACCCTGCCGCAGCCAAAATGGCATCTGATCGATGCCGAGGGAGTCGTGCTTGGCCGTCTCGCCGTGAAGGCCGCCAACATCATCCGCGGTCGCAACAAGCCTTCCTACACGCCCAATGTCGACACCGGCGACTACGTTGTGGTGATCAATGCGGAAAAGGTCGCGCTGACGGGCAAGAAGGAGGAGCAGAACAAGTACATGTTTTTCTCGGGCTTTGTTGGTGGTGAGAGCTATCGTTCCATTCCACAGCAGCGCGAGCGCAATCCCGAGTTCCTGATCGAGCACGCGGTCAAGGGCATGCTTCCGAAGAACCGCATCGCTGCCAAAATGCTGACCAAGCTGCGTGTGTTTGCGGGCCCGAACCACACGCACGAGGCGCAGAACCCCGTCAAGATTTCCGTTTGA
- a CDS encoding DUF423 domain-containing protein codes for MKFFKWASALSGSSAVILGAMGAHALKDRLVSSGHLDAWKTASLYHVVHAVAIVAVLAAAQHAHSLGDEKLLRAWRRVVVLWLAGITLFSGSIYALSLNSPSWLWPLTPMGGILLIVGWLLIARTRIPSRS; via the coding sequence ATGAAATTCTTTAAATGGGCGAGCGCCTTGTCAGGAAGTTCGGCCGTCATTCTCGGCGCCATGGGAGCGCATGCGTTGAAGGATCGGCTTGTTTCCTCAGGGCATCTGGATGCCTGGAAAACCGCCTCGCTGTATCATGTCGTGCATGCCGTGGCCATCGTCGCCGTCCTGGCAGCCGCCCAACACGCGCATTCCCTGGGAGACGAAAAACTGCTTCGTGCCTGGCGTCGCGTGGTTGTCCTCTGGCTCGCCGGCATCACACTTTTTTCCGGATCAATCTACGCCCTGAGCCTGAACTCACCGTCCTGGCTGTGGCCGCTGACCCCGATGGGCGGAATTCTTCTCATCGTCGGCTGGCTGCTCATTGCCAGGACCCGCATCCCCTCCCGCTCCTGA
- a CDS encoding polynucleotide adenylyltransferase translates to MILPEDLQTVLRAVRVVGRPRLVGGCVRDWLLGLACKDFDVEVSGVSFDQLHRVLAPFGSTDVVGRSFGVIKLRTASGADYDFSLPRRESKTGAGHRGFAVEPDPNLSDADAAARRDFTLNAIAWDPFEEKLIDPLGGETDLRAGRLRHASAAFVEDPLRVLRAMQLAARFQFTLAPKTAALCASIVASYPELPVERVWGEWDKWATQSTKPSLGLNVLVETGWIVHFPEIAALQNCPQEPEWHPEGDAFVHTQHCCDALCRMDSWKASPPDRRRILLLAVLAHDFGKPGTTVRELKRNVMRWTSPGHEAAGEPLAVSFLQRIGAPSLIVGHVVPLVVNHMVHHRGPKSVFGDTQVRRLAQRITPATIDDLALVMLADSFGRPPLYSPETINLIEKLKSKSRALEIASQAPRPILLGRHLIELGEKPGPAFRKTLDAAFEAQLDGVFTHEAGAMAWARNHLRPRRSTD, encoded by the coding sequence ATGATTCTGCCAGAGGATCTTCAGACCGTCCTGCGAGCTGTGCGCGTCGTCGGAAGGCCACGGCTCGTCGGCGGGTGCGTGCGCGACTGGCTTCTCGGCCTCGCCTGCAAGGACTTCGATGTCGAGGTGAGCGGTGTCAGTTTTGACCAGTTGCACCGAGTCCTCGCCCCATTCGGCTCGACAGACGTCGTCGGCCGCAGCTTCGGTGTCATCAAACTTCGCACAGCATCCGGTGCGGACTATGACTTCAGTCTTCCGCGGCGCGAATCCAAGACCGGAGCCGGGCACCGCGGCTTCGCCGTCGAGCCCGATCCGAACCTGAGCGACGCCGACGCCGCCGCACGGCGCGACTTCACGCTAAATGCCATCGCCTGGGACCCGTTCGAGGAAAAGCTGATCGACCCACTGGGCGGCGAGACCGACCTCAGGGCGGGCCGGCTGCGCCATGCCAGCGCGGCCTTCGTCGAGGATCCGCTGCGCGTCCTGCGCGCCATGCAACTGGCGGCGCGTTTCCAATTCACCCTCGCACCCAAAACCGCCGCGTTGTGCGCGTCCATCGTTGCGAGCTATCCGGAACTTCCGGTCGAGCGCGTATGGGGGGAATGGGACAAGTGGGCCACCCAGTCCACCAAGCCGTCGCTGGGCCTCAACGTCCTCGTCGAGACGGGCTGGATCGTTCATTTCCCGGAAATCGCCGCCCTGCAGAACTGTCCGCAGGAACCCGAGTGGCATCCGGAGGGCGACGCCTTCGTTCACACCCAGCACTGTTGCGACGCCCTTTGCCGGATGGACTCCTGGAAGGCATCTCCGCCAGACCGGCGTCGCATCCTGCTGCTTGCGGTGCTGGCTCACGATTTTGGAAAGCCCGGCACAACCGTTAGGGAGCTGAAGCGCAATGTCATGCGCTGGACGAGCCCGGGGCACGAAGCGGCCGGTGAACCGCTCGCAGTCTCCTTTCTCCAGCGAATCGGCGCACCATCTCTGATTGTCGGGCACGTCGTGCCGCTCGTCGTCAATCATATGGTCCATCATCGTGGACCGAAAAGCGTGTTCGGAGACACCCAGGTTCGGCGGCTGGCCCAGCGAATCACGCCCGCCACCATCGACGATCTGGCTCTTGTGATGCTGGCCGATTCGTTCGGGCGTCCTCCCTTGTACTCACCCGAGACAATCAATCTGATCGAAAAACTGAAATCGAAATCGCGGGCACTGGAAATCGCCTCGCAGGCGCCAAGACCAATCCTTCTCGGCCGCCACCTGATCGAACTGGGAGAGAAGCCGGGGCCTGCATTCCGAAAAACTCTGGATGCCGCCTTCGAGGCACAACTGGATGGAGTTTTTACGCATGAGGCAGGAGCCATGGCCTGGGCCAGAAACCATTTGCGACCGCGCCGGTCCACGGATTAA
- the tal gene encoding transaldolase: MSNQLEQLKKITTVVADTGDFGAIKRFSPQDATTNPSLILKAAGMPEYSHLVDKAVKDSPSSASLGSIIDRLLVLFGLEILKIVPGRVSTEVDARLSFDRDGSIEKAREIIALYKAAGMPRERVLIKVASTWEGIKAAEILEKEGIRCNMTLLFCFAQAVASAEARVQLISPFVGRILDWYKKNTGKEYAPADDPGVHSVTAIYSYYKKFGYKTEIMGASFRSKGQILELAGCDLLTIAPNLMAELEASSEPIAHKLSVANAAKDPQPKVSFDEKSFRFALNEDAMATEKTAEGIRVFSADIRKLEHLITQKRGR, translated from the coding sequence ATGTCCAATCAACTCGAACAACTCAAAAAAATCACGACCGTCGTCGCCGATACGGGCGATTTCGGAGCCATCAAGCGTTTCTCTCCGCAGGATGCGACAACCAACCCGTCGCTCATCCTCAAGGCCGCCGGCATGCCGGAGTACAGCCACCTGGTCGACAAGGCCGTCAAGGACTCCCCGTCCAGCGCAAGCCTCGGATCGATCATCGACCGTCTGCTCGTGCTTTTCGGATTGGAGATTCTGAAGATTGTTCCCGGCCGCGTTTCGACCGAGGTGGACGCACGCCTTTCTTTCGATCGTGATGGATCGATTGAAAAGGCCCGCGAGATCATCGCCCTCTACAAGGCCGCCGGCATGCCGCGCGAACGCGTCCTCATCAAAGTCGCCTCAACCTGGGAAGGCATCAAGGCTGCCGAGATACTGGAAAAGGAGGGCATTCGCTGCAACATGACGCTGCTGTTTTGCTTCGCGCAGGCGGTCGCCAGCGCGGAGGCCAGGGTGCAGCTCATTTCTCCCTTCGTCGGCCGAATCCTGGACTGGTACAAGAAGAACACAGGAAAGGAATACGCTCCCGCTGACGATCCTGGAGTGCACTCCGTCACGGCGATTTATTCCTACTACAAAAAATTCGGCTACAAGACCGAGATCATGGGAGCGTCCTTCCGCAGCAAGGGTCAGATCCTGGAACTCGCCGGCTGCGACTTGCTCACGATCGCCCCGAATCTCATGGCGGAGCTCGAAGCGAGCTCGGAGCCCATCGCGCACAAGCTCTCCGTCGCCAACGCAGCCAAGGATCCGCAGCCAAAGGTGTCCTTCGATGAAAAGTCGTTCCGCTTCGCGCTCAACGAGGATGCCATGGCCACGGAAAAAACCGCTGAGGGCATACGCGTTTTCTCTGCAGACATCCGGAAGCTTGAGCACTTGATCACGCAGAAGCGCGGACGGTAG
- a CDS encoding molybdenum cofactor biosysynthesis protein, with amino-acid sequence MQVVVRHLFISPGHNFFGHHGQPAGLNPTQEVSEVMCRAGRGIEGDRFFDYKPDYRGQITFFDHQVYVELKRRFSLPDLKPGAFRRNVMVEGLDLMAHVGVRFNLGAVEFEGMCESAPCYWMDQAACPGAEQWLKGRGGLRARILRDGALRVGANAFAVTSGHLSRA; translated from the coding sequence ATGCAGGTCGTTGTCCGCCATCTGTTCATTTCTCCCGGGCACAATTTTTTTGGTCACCACGGTCAGCCGGCGGGATTGAATCCGACCCAGGAGGTTTCGGAGGTCATGTGTCGCGCGGGCCGGGGCATCGAGGGCGACCGGTTCTTCGACTACAAACCCGACTACCGGGGTCAGATCACATTCTTCGATCATCAGGTCTATGTTGAATTGAAGCGTCGCTTTTCACTTCCAGATTTGAAACCTGGCGCCTTCCGGCGAAACGTGATGGTGGAGGGGCTCGATCTCATGGCCCATGTGGGTGTGCGCTTCAATCTGGGTGCCGTTGAATTTGAGGGGATGTGCGAATCCGCACCCTGTTACTGGATGGATCAGGCCGCGTGTCCGGGCGCGGAGCAGTGGCTCAAGGGTCGCGGCGGACTCCGCGCGCGGATTCTGCGTGACGGTGCGCTGAGGGTCGGGGCAAACGCGTTTGCGGTTACGAGCGGCCATTTGAGTCGGGCCTGA
- a CDS encoding family 20 glycosylhydrolase, with translation MIRAFQWDLARQVERLDWLHAQLPRYSDWGYQELYLHLEDAVEYPSLPSVARADAYRHRDLARLTERADKVGIKVVPIVNLLGHTQYLIKTPELRELNELRHPDGSPLERGQVCPVLPRTLEIAEKLFDDVRVFCSAGKIHVGLDESFHLGHHPESRREIAAIGLAAHFARYATRLHERISARGMKMGMWADMLALIPEAIPLLPAGIAAYDWYYYPFQSRPRLELFNFREYDLAPSLRARGIEYWGCPTNGAFRFEPLPVFSDRLQNLRAWWKRCHQVQAAGFLVTSWESYRLAIEITTLVDAAAATLWREPSIDDGTGMLANGFRLAQPGANMRQCQTWARSALSCDAHAFSGYARWEINERWNGISTHSPFARSTAELRFFARMQRRDILPEPFRQSIAFRRYLAERDRFVQDAARGVWRLRRLHMKSRHGEFIAVVRSLRHEASEFRAALKHGRSAAVAMWNRSRDPRVRGQNLGILENDRLRLNTWIAWLKCVGKDYSMANGETVVAGFWQLQFLVHSFAPALQKVIVEEQTGDGAWKQIGARFTIEFRAEAARPRSRIRREFAVPVENPEAKFRIAVRGLGQIAISGVELTNGVHHRRAIGVLPTRRKIIGKPAPRRGFPKIDWDTNVDAWTIQFAHR, from the coding sequence ATGATCCGCGCATTCCAGTGGGATCTTGCCCGACAGGTTGAACGCCTCGACTGGCTGCACGCGCAACTGCCCCGTTACTCCGATTGGGGTTATCAGGAACTCTACCTCCACCTCGAGGACGCCGTGGAATACCCATCGCTGCCTTCGGTTGCGCGCGCCGACGCGTACAGGCATCGCGACCTCGCACGATTGACCGAGCGCGCCGACAAGGTCGGCATCAAGGTCGTTCCCATAGTCAATCTGCTGGGTCACACCCAGTACCTCATCAAAACTCCGGAACTGCGCGAACTGAACGAACTGCGCCACCCTGACGGTTCTCCGCTCGAACGCGGCCAGGTCTGCCCCGTTCTGCCACGAACACTGGAAATTGCGGAAAAGCTCTTCGACGATGTTCGCGTTTTCTGCAGCGCCGGAAAGATCCATGTAGGTCTCGACGAGTCCTTCCACCTCGGACACCACCCCGAAAGCAGGCGTGAAATCGCGGCCATCGGTCTCGCCGCGCATTTCGCGCGCTATGCGACGCGACTGCATGAACGAATCTCCGCGCGGGGAATGAAGATGGGGATGTGGGCCGACATGCTTGCGCTTATCCCCGAAGCCATCCCGCTTCTCCCCGCAGGCATCGCCGCCTACGATTGGTACTATTACCCGTTTCAATCCCGGCCGCGCCTGGAGCTCTTCAACTTCCGTGAATACGACCTCGCACCGTCGCTGCGCGCCCGCGGAATCGAATACTGGGGCTGCCCGACGAACGGAGCGTTTCGCTTCGAACCACTGCCGGTTTTTTCGGATCGCCTTCAGAACCTTCGCGCCTGGTGGAAGCGCTGTCACCAGGTCCAGGCTGCCGGCTTCCTTGTCACGTCCTGGGAGTCTTATCGACTCGCCATCGAAATCACAACGCTGGTCGACGCCGCCGCTGCCACACTGTGGCGGGAACCGTCAATCGACGACGGCACTGGCATGCTCGCCAACGGCTTCCGCCTGGCCCAACCTGGTGCGAACATGCGACAGTGTCAGACCTGGGCACGCAGCGCGCTGTCCTGCGACGCCCATGCCTTCAGCGGCTACGCGCGCTGGGAAATCAACGAGCGCTGGAACGGCATCAGCACGCACAGCCCCTTCGCCCGCAGCACCGCCGAACTTCGGTTCTTTGCGCGCATGCAGCGGCGCGACATCCTGCCCGAGCCCTTTCGGCAGAGCATCGCATTTCGACGCTATCTGGCGGAGCGCGACCGGTTCGTTCAAGACGCCGCGCGCGGAGTCTGGCGTCTGCGACGGCTTCACATGAAAAGCCGCCACGGGGAATTCATCGCTGTTGTTCGAAGCCTTCGTCACGAAGCTTCTGAATTTCGTGCGGCATTGAAACACGGAAGATCCGCCGCTGTCGCCATGTGGAATCGGTCCCGGGACCCACGCGTGCGCGGGCAAAACCTGGGCATTCTCGAAAACGACCGCCTGCGTCTGAATACCTGGATCGCCTGGCTGAAGTGCGTTGGCAAGGATTACAGCATGGCAAACGGCGAAACCGTCGTCGCCGGATTCTGGCAGCTTCAGTTTCTCGTCCATTCCTTCGCACCCGCCCTTCAGAAGGTGATTGTAGAAGAGCAGACCGGCGACGGCGCCTGGAAACAAATCGGCGCGCGCTTCACGATAGAATTCCGCGCCGAAGCCGCCCGCCCCCGCTCGCGCATCCGGCGGGAATTTGCCGTTCCGGTTGAGAATCCTGAGGCAAAGTTCCGCATCGCCGTCCGTGGCCTTGGACAGATTGCCATCTCCGGAGTCGAACTGACCAACGGTGTCCATCACCGCCGGGCGATCGGCGTTCTCCCGACCCGGCGGAAGATCATCGGCAAGCCTGCGCCCCGGCGGGGTTTTCCGAAAATCGACTGGGACACCAATGTGGACGCGTGGACGATCCAGTTCGCCCACCGATGA
- a CDS encoding fumarylacetoacetate hydrolase family protein, which translates to MRIIRHLTATGPAYAALQPDGSARAILGDPLTGKHQVTPSVVQQGKRLVPIAPVNIIGIGLNYRKHAEEGGKGVPARPMWFMKTISAVQNPGDPIVLPRTCPSEKVDYEGELAIVIGRSARNVSREAALDHVLGYTIANDVSARDWQFELGGGQFCHGKSFDTFCPLGPVLVTTDEVPNANALRLITRVNGEVRQDWTTADMVFDVASIVSFLSGSRTLPPGTVILTGTPHGVGFARKPPAWLKPGDTVEVEIEHLGTLSNPVASE; encoded by the coding sequence ATGCGAATCATCCGCCACCTCACGGCCACTGGACCAGCCTATGCAGCGTTGCAGCCCGATGGGTCCGCCCGCGCGATCCTCGGTGATCCTTTGACAGGGAAACACCAGGTGACGCCATCCGTCGTTCAGCAGGGAAAGCGCCTCGTCCCCATCGCGCCGGTCAACATCATCGGCATAGGCCTCAACTACCGGAAACACGCGGAAGAGGGCGGCAAGGGAGTGCCTGCGCGTCCCATGTGGTTCATGAAGACGATCTCGGCTGTGCAGAATCCCGGCGACCCGATCGTCCTTCCGCGAACCTGCCCCAGTGAAAAGGTCGACTATGAAGGCGAACTCGCCATCGTCATCGGACGAAGCGCACGCAATGTTTCGCGCGAAGCCGCGCTTGATCACGTGCTCGGCTATACGATCGCCAACGACGTCTCCGCGCGCGATTGGCAGTTTGAACTCGGCGGCGGACAATTCTGCCACGGGAAAAGCTTCGACACTTTCTGTCCGCTGGGACCCGTGCTGGTGACGACCGACGAAGTGCCCAACGCGAACGCACTCCGCCTGATCACGCGTGTGAACGGAGAGGTGCGGCAGGATTGGACCACCGCCGACATGGTTTTCGACGTCGCCAGCATCGTCAGTTTCCTCAGCGGCAGCCGCACGCTTCCACCGGGCACGGTGATCCTGACGGGAACCCCGCACGGCGTAGGTTTCGCAAGAAAACCGCCCGCCTGGCTCAAGCCGGGCGACACTGTTGAAGTCGAGATCGAGCACCTCGGCACACTCTCAAACCCGGTCGCATCGGAATAG
- a CDS encoding SDR family NAD(P)-dependent oxidoreductase, whose translation MSDSTSFFAGKTAVITGAGGTLCSVIALRLAQEGAKLALLGRTLAPLEAVAERIHAAGGTALPIACDVTRPDHVERARETVLRKLGCPWFLLNGAGGNQAAAITSTTEFTPAELAADRTPELRGFFNLDPAVFEDVIRINTLGTMVPSQIFGREMAALGRGSILNFASMTSFRPITRVAAYATAKAGIVNFTAWLAAYLAPSHIRVNGVAPGFYVNDRSRKILQNPDGSLSARGRNVMNHTPNKRFGEAKDLLGGVLWLLDDDKAEFVTGVTLPIDGGFLCCPGV comes from the coding sequence ATGAGCGACTCGACTTCTTTTTTCGCGGGGAAAACCGCGGTCATTACCGGCGCTGGCGGCACCCTCTGCTCCGTCATCGCACTCCGTCTGGCACAGGAGGGGGCGAAGCTCGCGCTGCTCGGACGGACACTGGCGCCACTTGAGGCCGTTGCGGAGAGAATCCACGCTGCCGGAGGCACCGCGCTGCCGATCGCCTGTGATGTCACTCGACCTGACCATGTGGAGCGGGCGCGGGAAACCGTGTTGCGAAAACTGGGATGCCCTTGGTTCCTTCTCAATGGTGCCGGTGGCAACCAGGCGGCGGCCATAACGTCCACCACCGAATTCACTCCGGCGGAACTAGCCGCGGACCGCACTCCGGAACTGCGAGGGTTCTTCAATCTGGATCCAGCTGTGTTCGAGGATGTCATTCGCATCAACACTCTGGGGACGATGGTGCCGTCGCAGATCTTCGGGCGCGAGATGGCCGCGCTGGGTCGCGGTTCGATTCTCAATTTCGCCTCCATGACCAGTTTCCGGCCCATTACGCGCGTTGCCGCCTACGCGACAGCCAAGGCAGGCATCGTGAACTTCACCGCGTGGCTCGCCGCCTACCTCGCTCCCTCCCACATCCGCGTGAACGGCGTTGCACCGGGCTTCTATGTCAATGATCGCAGCCGCAAGATCCTGCAGAATCCGGACGGATCCCTTTCCGCCCGGGGACGCAACGTCATGAACCATACGCCAAACAAACGGTTTGGTGAGGCAAAGGATTTACTCGGCGGCGTTCTTTGGCTCCTGGACGACGATAAGGCCGAATTCGTCACCGGTGTGACGCTTCCCATCGACGGCGGCTTTCTCTGCTGTCCGGGAGTTTAG
- the uxaC gene encoding glucuronate isomerase, with protein sequence MNSAWNEHFLLQTPLGRRLYHEQAAMLPIIDFHSHLSARDLAADRVFANLTELWIAPDPYKHRALRHLGVPESLITGSSSDYEKFLAWAASLPRLLGNPLHQWSDLELRHTFGITQALDTSSAEVVWNRTLDLLTRPSHSARALLALAPVACVCTSDRLLDDLADHRHLAGKLNATRVLPSIRADDALAVQSRDFPSWVQALGERTRVSINGLDDFLAAIEVRLEDFAVHGCVLSDHALDMFDYATTPASEADRAFRRRLEGRALEPGEVRALRSHLLAHLGTSYGRRGWAMQLHLGAQRDTSSRLRERVGPAGGYATIGQPANIGALCRFFDDLEREGVLPRTVIYSLHPGDYAPLAALTGSFTEEGVAGKVQCGPAWWFNDHVLGIRHHLDAISHYGFLSSFIGMTTDSRSLVSMTRHEYFRRILCDYLGEQAAAGRLPDDFALLSDCVRRIAYDNARHWLRLPLPDLRS encoded by the coding sequence ATGAACAGCGCCTGGAACGAACATTTTCTCCTGCAGACGCCCCTTGGTCGGCGGCTCTACCACGAACAGGCGGCGATGCTGCCCATCATCGACTTTCATTCCCACCTGAGTGCACGCGACCTGGCCGCGGACCGGGTGTTTGCGAATTTGACTGAGTTGTGGATTGCGCCGGACCCCTACAAGCACCGCGCCCTGCGTCATCTGGGCGTGCCCGAATCGCTGATCACGGGTTCGTCGTCCGACTACGAGAAGTTCCTCGCCTGGGCTGCATCCTTGCCACGGCTCCTTGGCAACCCGCTTCACCAATGGAGTGACCTGGAGCTGCGCCACACTTTTGGGATCACGCAGGCTCTCGATACCTCCTCGGCCGAAGTCGTTTGGAACCGAACTCTCGACTTGCTCACCCGGCCTTCCCACTCGGCGCGTGCGCTGCTCGCATTGGCCCCGGTCGCCTGCGTCTGCACCTCGGATCGGTTGCTGGATGATTTGGCCGATCACCGGCATCTGGCCGGTAAGCTGAATGCCACTCGGGTTCTACCTTCGATCCGTGCCGATGATGCGCTCGCGGTTCAAAGCCGGGATTTTCCCTCGTGGGTGCAGGCACTGGGCGAGCGCACCCGGGTTTCCATCAATGGACTCGATGATTTTCTGGCGGCAATCGAGGTCCGTCTCGAAGACTTCGCTGTCCACGGATGCGTGCTGTCCGACCACGCACTCGATATGTTCGATTATGCGACCACCCCTGCATCCGAGGCCGACCGGGCCTTTCGCCGCCGACTCGAAGGGAGGGCGCTTGAGCCGGGCGAGGTGCGGGCTTTGCGGTCCCACCTGCTTGCGCACCTTGGCACCTCCTATGGCCGGCGGGGCTGGGCGATGCAGCTCCATCTCGGGGCCCAGCGGGACACGAGCTCCCGGCTGCGCGAGCGGGTGGGTCCCGCCGGTGGGTATGCCACGATTGGACAGCCAGCCAACATTGGCGCGCTCTGTCGCTTTTTTGACGATCTTGAGCGCGAGGGCGTCCTGCCCCGCACGGTGATCTATTCCCTGCATCCGGGAGACTACGCGCCCCTCGCGGCGCTGACCGGCTCGTTCACGGAGGAAGGCGTGGCGGGAAAGGTGCAGTGTGGTCCCGCTTGGTGGTTCAATGATCACGTGCTGGGAATCAGGCACCACCTCGATGCAATTAGCCACTATGGGTTTCTCTCCTCGTTCATCGGCATGACGACCGACTCCCGCAGCTTGGTGTCCATGACGCGCCACGAGTATTTTCGGCGCATCCTCTGCGACTACCTTGGCGAACAGGCGGCCGCCGGCCGGCTCCCGGATGACTTTGCACTTCTCTCCGACTGCGTCCGGCGCATTGCCTACGACAATGCGCGCCATTGGCTGCGTCTTCCTCTGCCCGATTTACGATCATGA
- a CDS encoding MFS transporter, with product MRPERLRWLLLLLLFLSTVINYVDRQSLSVLMPTLRTELGLSAADYGLVTTVFLLAYTVGQLAAGVWIDRVGTRIGFAVFAAVWSVAAVLHAFTAGVLTLVAFRLLLGLAEAGNWPAGTKAIAQWLPQKRRAFAMAVFDGGSAVGAILAPPLVALLALQFNWRVAFLVTGVLGFIWVVGWLTIYETPDRHRWLGKEDRVRVAVESGALGGHTPLGSALARLLRTRALWGLMLTRLLATPVWWFYVFWLPDYLSEARGFSLKDIGLYAWIPYVTVDLGKMLGGAVSDRLLSRGHNATFARKSIMVFGALLMVGGVKVAGAENAAVAIMWVCIATFGFGCWSANILALHADIFPSDNMASAVGATGTAASLSGAAFTYLIGQIVGSAGYGPVFWVVGTTALVACAALLFVLGRVERLPTSAPSS from the coding sequence ATGCGCCCCGAACGACTACGGTGGTTGCTGCTGCTCCTGCTCTTTTTGTCGACGGTGATCAACTACGTCGACCGGCAGTCCCTGTCGGTCCTTATGCCGACACTCCGGACCGAACTAGGATTGTCAGCGGCCGACTACGGCCTTGTCACAACGGTGTTTCTGCTTGCCTACACCGTGGGCCAGCTGGCCGCGGGGGTATGGATTGACCGTGTTGGCACCCGGATTGGTTTCGCGGTGTTCGCCGCAGTTTGGTCAGTGGCTGCGGTGCTGCACGCGTTCACCGCCGGCGTGCTCACGCTCGTTGCCTTTCGCCTCCTGCTCGGTCTGGCTGAAGCGGGCAACTGGCCGGCCGGCACCAAGGCGATTGCGCAGTGGCTCCCGCAAAAGCGGCGGGCGTTTGCCATGGCCGTTTTTGACGGAGGGTCGGCGGTTGGTGCCATTCTGGCGCCGCCACTCGTGGCGTTGCTGGCGCTGCAGTTCAACTGGCGGGTGGCCTTCTTGGTCACCGGCGTGCTCGGCTTCATCTGGGTTGTCGGCTGGCTGACGATTTATGAGACGCCGGACCGTCATCGCTGGCTGGGGAAGGAGGACCGGGTCAGGGTTGCGGTGGAATCAGGTGCCTTGGGCGGTCACACACCTCTCGGGAGCGCGCTGGCGCGTCTGCTTCGCACGCGGGCACTTTGGGGTCTGATGCTGACCCGGTTGCTCGCCACGCCGGTCTGGTGGTTTTACGTGTTCTGGCTGCCCGACTATCTGAGCGAGGCCCGGGGATTCTCGCTCAAAGACATCGGACTCTACGCCTGGATCCCCTATGTCACGGTTGATTTGGGGAAGATGCTCGGCGGTGCGGTCTCCGATCGCCTCCTCTCCCGGGGGCACAACGCGACGTTTGCGCGCAAGAGTATCATGGTGTTCGGAGCGCTGCTCATGGTCGGCGGCGTGAAGGTCGCCGGAGCGGAAAACGCTGCAGTGGCCATCATGTGGGTTTGCATTGCCACATTCGGTTTTGGCTGCTGGAGCGCCAACATCCTCGCTTTGCATGCGGACATCTTCCCGTCCGACAACATGGCCTCTGCGGTTGGTGCGACCGGAACCGCCGCCAGCCTGAGCGGCGCGGCATTTACCTATCTCATCGGGCAGATTGTAGGAAGCGCCGGATACGGTCCTGTCTTCTGGGTGGTCGGCACCACGGCACTGGTCGCCTGCGCCGCACTCCTCTTCGTCCTGGGACGCGTCGAACGACTCCCTACGTCCGCCCCTTCCTCATGA